Proteins from a single region of Chryseomicrobium sp. FSL W7-1435:
- a CDS encoding type II secretion system protein has protein sequence MKNQKGITLVELLAVIVIIGFLTILIWRVFFQTIDSNSYAVTTQSLQQEANVILSTLQSTHTRSTIIDLKIEAGQLVINSKDDGEIRIPKRPGVTYQLYNVSPTIENNIINQEEATLSIASYSNGGRILLPVHLSLTAEFKDGKSTYYVLNTTLSKLTTD, from the coding sequence ATGAAAAACCAAAAAGGAATTACACTTGTTGAGCTTCTTGCAGTCATTGTCATTATAGGATTTTTGACTATTTTGATTTGGAGAGTCTTTTTTCAGACTATCGATTCCAATAGCTATGCCGTTACTACACAGTCCTTACAACAGGAAGCGAATGTGATTTTGTCGACATTACAATCTACTCATACAAGAAGCACAATTATAGATCTAAAAATTGAGGCTGGCCAATTAGTGATTAACTCTAAAGATGATGGTGAAATTAGAATTCCAAAACGCCCTGGAGTCACTTATCAACTTTATAATGTCTCGCCCACTATTGAAAATAATATAATCAATCAAGAAGAAGCTACTTTGAGTATTGCAAGTTATTCAAATGGGGGAAGAATTCTTTTGCCTGTGCATTTGAGCTTAACTGCTGAATTCAAGGATGGAAAATCAACTTATTATGTATTAAATACAACATTATCAAAATTAACTACTGACTAG
- a CDS encoding type II secretion system protein, with protein sequence MFRNFLNCKGFTLVEVLASVVLLAVVLSIALSVFPNMFRTNEVNEESLDSVAVAKDALVRAKGWEIDGANPPPQFNLVSSNETFNKLFPDNNKPTQDFYVATETTPLSGGYQIYYLVDDNEVDGLDLFEVTIYVVEKESIRATNYGYLTSDNLPVTVTGG encoded by the coding sequence GTGTTTAGAAATTTTCTGAATTGTAAAGGATTTACATTAGTGGAGGTTTTAGCATCTGTTGTACTTTTAGCTGTTGTGTTATCCATCGCATTAAGTGTTTTTCCGAATATGTTCAGGACGAATGAAGTGAATGAGGAGAGTCTCGACTCGGTAGCAGTTGCGAAAGATGCGCTTGTAAGAGCAAAAGGCTGGGAAATAGATGGAGCTAATCCACCCCCACAATTTAACCTTGTAAGTAGCAATGAAACTTTCAATAAGTTATTTCCAGACAATAACAAACCGACTCAAGACTTTTATGTCGCCACTGAGACAACACCTTTGTCTGGTGGTTATCAAATTTATTATCTAGTAGATGATAACGAAGTTGACGGATTAGACTTATTTGAAGTAACAATTTATGTTGTGGAAAAAGAATCTATCCGTGCAACAAATTATGGCTACCTTACATCTGATAATCTACCAGTTACAGTGACCGGAGGATGA